The following coding sequences lie in one Flavobacterium sp. 20NA77.7 genomic window:
- a CDS encoding aspartate kinase translates to MKLFKFGGASVKDAAGIKNVIKVLETVGHEDVLLVVSAMGKTTNALEIVVKNYFEKSKELKSSLQDCKKYHIEIILDLYGDEKHPHFQETYSAVNKHFEDLSYFLTSNKSPNYNFVYDQIVSYGEIISTTLISCYFNHSGLSNQWLDVRNFIKTDATYRDALVDWEATQKNISKINKKKTLFITQGFLGADENNFTTTLGREGSDYTAAIFAYCLGAESVTIWKDVPGVLNADPRYFENAILLNQISYKEAIELAFYGASVIHPKTLQPLQKKEIPLFVKSFINPTLPGTKVSKGVDLEPRTSCFIVKKNQILLSLSSIDFSFIMEEHISEIFRLLHQYKIKVSLIQNTAISFSICVEDKFNKFQELKAILSKQFKVAYNENVSLYTIRHFDKAAAEMVEKNKHILVKQISRETLQLVTE, encoded by the coding sequence ATGAAACTATTCAAATTTGGTGGTGCATCTGTAAAAGACGCTGCAGGAATTAAAAATGTAATTAAAGTACTGGAAACGGTAGGCCATGAAGATGTTTTGCTGGTTGTTTCTGCAATGGGTAAAACCACGAATGCGTTAGAAATTGTCGTAAAAAATTATTTTGAAAAATCGAAAGAGTTAAAATCATCTTTACAAGATTGTAAAAAATACCATATAGAAATCATTTTGGATTTATATGGCGACGAAAAACACCCTCATTTTCAAGAAACCTATTCAGCAGTAAACAAACATTTTGAAGATTTAAGCTATTTTTTAACTTCGAACAAATCGCCCAACTATAATTTTGTGTATGACCAAATTGTAAGTTACGGTGAAATCATTTCTACTACTTTAATAAGTTGTTATTTTAACCATAGTGGATTAAGTAATCAATGGCTAGACGTTAGAAATTTTATCAAAACAGATGCGACGTACAGAGATGCCCTTGTTGACTGGGAAGCAACACAAAAAAACATTAGTAAAATCAATAAAAAGAAAACGCTTTTCATTACACAAGGGTTTTTAGGTGCAGATGAAAATAATTTCACTACCACACTAGGTCGTGAAGGTTCAGATTATACAGCTGCTATATTTGCTTATTGTTTAGGTGCAGAAAGCGTTACGATATGGAAAGATGTACCTGGTGTTTTGAACGCTGATCCAAGGTATTTTGAAAACGCCATATTACTCAACCAAATATCCTATAAAGAAGCAATTGAATTAGCCTTTTATGGTGCAAGTGTAATTCATCCAAAAACATTACAGCCCTTACAGAAAAAAGAAATTCCGCTATTTGTAAAATCATTTATTAACCCTACGTTACCAGGAACAAAAGTGAGTAAAGGTGTGGATTTAGAACCACGAACTTCTTGTTTTATTGTGAAAAAAAATCAAATTTTACTTTCACTTTCCTCTATTGATTTTTCATTTATTATGGAAGAACACATAAGTGAAATTTTCCGTTTATTGCATCAGTATAAAATAAAAGTGAGCTTAATACAAAACACAGCCATCAGTTTTTCTATTTGTGTGGAAGATAAATTCAATAAATTTCAAGAATTGAAAGCTATATTGTCAAAACAATTTAAAGTAGCTTACAACGAAAATGTATCTTTGTACACGATTCGACATTTTGATAAGGCTGCAGCCGAAATGGTAGAAAAAAACAAACATATTTTAGTAAAACAAATCAGTCGAGAAACATTACAATTAGTAACAGAATAA
- a CDS encoding GNAT family N-acetyltransferase, whose protein sequence is MKIRKGIAADMPAVLHLIKELATFEKEPDAVVLTVDDLVRDGFSDAPSFYTFVAEEAGELIGMALYYYRYSTWKGRTIHLEDLIVTQAKRGTGAGKALYEAVINEGYNQQVRRIEWAVLDWNQHAIDFYKKSGAKVLDDWRVVQMDENGIQKFITKTMI, encoded by the coding sequence ATGAAAATAAGAAAAGGAATAGCTGCCGATATGCCAGCCGTGTTGCATTTAATAAAAGAATTGGCTACTTTTGAAAAAGAGCCTGATGCCGTTGTGCTAACTGTTGACGATTTAGTAAGAGATGGTTTTTCAGATGCACCTTCTTTTTACACTTTTGTAGCGGAAGAAGCGGGAGAACTTATAGGTATGGCTTTGTATTATTACAGGTATTCTACTTGGAAAGGCCGTACCATTCATTTAGAAGATTTAATTGTAACCCAAGCTAAACGAGGTACAGGGGCGGGAAAAGCATTATATGAGGCTGTGATAAACGAAGGCTACAACCAACAAGTGCGCCGGATTGAATGGGCTGTTTTAGACTGGAACCAACATGCGATTGATTTTTATAAAAAAAGTGGTGCAAAGGTTTTAGATGATTGGCGGGTAGTACAAATGGATGAGAACGGCATTCAAAAATTTATTACCAAAACAATGATTTAA